The following DNA comes from bacterium.
GCCGCGGTGCGGCGGTAGTCGACTTCCCAGCTCGCGCATTCGTCGACGAACGACAGGGTGACGGGGTGCAGACGCATCCCGGAAACGTACCAGAGTCCGCTGGTCGGGAATAGCGGAAATCCCGGTTTCGGGGCCTAATCAGACCTTCCAGGTCGGATTTGGGCCCGGTCGCCCGCGGCCCGTCCCCCGGGCTGCGGCAACCACAGATGCGCCGTGATCCAGCGGTCGCCCACCCGGTAGTGGCCGTCCAGGCGGCCGGTCCGACGCCAACCCGCCCGGGCCAGGACCCGGGCCATGGCCGGCCCGTCGTCCCGCACCAGGGCGTAGGCGCCCGTCAGCCCGAAGAGCCGGTCCAGGTCGGCGCGCAGTTCATCCACCAGCCGGCGCATCAGGCCGAGACCGCGGCGGGCCGGCCGGGTCGCGCAGTCGGTGATCTCGGGGGCGCCGCCCCCGGGCTGGAACTCGGCCGACGCGTAGGCGGCGATCTCGCCGGTGTCGGCCACGGCCACGCGCCCGTGCACCAGGCCGCCGGCCAGGGCGTACCGCACCACGCCGGGATCGGCGGGAATCGGATAGCCGGCGAAGACCCCGGCCAGGAGGTCGCGAATGGCGGCGGCGTCCTCGGGGTCGGCGATGCGGGTGGTGAATCCCGGCGGCAGCGGCGCGGCGGCGACGGCCGCCGGCACGGGCGGTTCCGGGTTGGCGACCCCGGCGCGGGGCCCCCAGGTGCGGGCCCGAAGCACCGCGGTCGCCCCGTCCGACCAGAAGCCGGGCACCTCGCCCTCGCGGCCGAAGCCCGCCGCGCGCCAGTCGTCGCCGCCGCCCGGGCGGGCGAAGACGACGATCCGGGAGCACAGGGCGGGGGCCTCGTCCCCGGCCGCGAGGGCGGGGAGAAGATCGGGCGTCGCCATTTCCCCGGGGGCCACGTCGTACAGGGTGAGCGCGGCGTTGTGGGGGTCGAAGAGCCCGGTGCGGCGGCCGTCGGGCAGGCGCCATTCGCGAGGCCACGCGAGGTCGCGCGGGTCTTCGGCCAGGCAGGCGTGGAGCCAGGCGAGGAAGCCGGAGGCGGCGGGTGACGGCACGGTGAACCTTCCCGAAGGGCACGGACCAAACGGAGACGGCCCATTCTCTCCGCCGGCCCGCCCGGCCGCAAGGAGACACTTGTCGCGGTCGGTGCGGTGGGCTATGGTGCCGCCCATGAACCTGAATTTCAATATCGCGAGGTCGCGTTTCGTGGTCGCGTCGCTTCTGGTGGCGCTGGTCGCCCTTGCCGGCTGCAAGGACAAGGTCCAGTACACCGAGCGCGCGGGTTCGAGCCCGGCTGACGCTCCCACTTCCCGTTACGGCACCCCGCCCCAGCAGCAGGCTGCGGACGGAGGGGCCGCCACTTCACCCGCAGGCGGCACCACCGTCGCCGGCATCACCTTCAACCCGCCCGCCGGGTGGCAGAACCTGGGCGCCGACGGCATGCGCCAGGCCCAGTTCCGTCTGGCCCCGGTCGAGGGCGACACCGAAGCCGCCGAGGTGAACGTGTTCTACTTCGGCGCGGCGTCGGGCGGCGGCGTCGAGGCCAACCTCGCGCGCTGGATCGGCCAGATGCAGTTGCCGAACGGCGGCGATCCGGCCGCGGCCGCCTCGCGCTCGACCTTCACCGCCGACGGCATGCCCGGCCACGTGGTGAGCCTCGACGGCACCTACATGTCCGGCAGCATGCGCCCCATGGGCGGCGGCGAGAAGACCCCCAAGGAGGGCTTCCGCCTGGTGGGTGTGGTGCTCGAGGGCCCGCAGGGCAGCGTGTTCTTCAAGCTCACCGGCCCGGCGGCCACGGCCGGCGCCATGGAGGGCGAGCTGATGACCATGGTCCAGGCCGCCCACAAGTAGCGAACAATCCCGGCGACGGGACGTACGGGGACCCCGCGGGGTCCCCGTTTTTTCGTCGGGCGACCCGGTGGCGATGCCAGTAGATTGGGAGGCGTCGCCCATTCCGAACCATCCATCCTCGTGAAAGGTCCCTCGACCATGTCTGCACGGTCCATGTCCGCATGGCTCGCCGGTCTGTTGCTGGCGGCGGCCGGCGCCGCTGCGGCGCCCCCGGAGGCCGGTGCGCCGTCGCCCCAGGCGATCCTGAGCGCCAGCCCCGACAGCGCCCTGGCCGCGACCATCGCCGCTCTGCCCGGCGAGCGGCTCGCCCTCGACGCCGCCGTCGACGCCGCCTCCCGCCAGGCCGCCGACGCGCGCATCGCCGAGGCGCAGCTCGCGGCCGCCACCGAGGCGGTGCGCCGGGAGAAGGGCAGCTTCGATCCGGAGCTCTTCGGCGGGGCCGACTGGTCCGGCGCCGACACGCCCTCGGCCTCGCTCTTCGCAGGCGCCGACGTGCTCGAGACCGAGACCTCGCTGTACGAGGCCGGCGCGCGCATCCGGCTGCCCCTGGGCACCGAGCTCGCCGCCACGGTGAACTCGACGCGCATCACCTCGAACTCGGCCTTCGCGGCCCTCGACCCGGAATACCAGTCGAGCGCGGGCATTTCCCTGCGCCAGCCGCTGCTGAAGGGCTTCGGGCCGTCGGCGCGGGCCGATCTGAGCTACGCCGAGCGCAGCCGCGACGCGGCGGGCGCCCGCTACGACGGGTCGCTGCTCGCGGTGCGGGCCGAGGTCGAGTCGGTGTACTGGGAGCTGTACGCCGCCGAGCGCAACCACGCCGTGACGCGCATCATCCGTGAGCGGGCGACGGCCTTCCTGAGCGACGCCCAGCTGCGCGCCAGGGCCGGCATGATCGGGCCGAGCCAGGTGGCCAACGCCGAGTTCTTCCTGACCGAGGCCGAGCAGGCCCTGCTCGACACCGAGGAGAACCTCGACCGCCTGAGCGACCGCCTCGCCACCCTCACCGGGCGGCGCCCCGCCGGCGAACGCTTCCGGGCGGCCGACGAGCCCCCGCGCGAGTTCGCCCTCGTCGACCAGGACACCCTGGTCGCGGTGACCATGCGCCGGAACCCCGAACTGCAGGCCCTGGCCCGCGACGCCGACGCCCTGCGCGCCCTCGAGAGCGGCGCCACCTGGGACGCCCGCCCCACCCTCGACCTGCTCGGGGGCCTGGG
Coding sequences within:
- a CDS encoding GNAT family N-acetyltransferase, with amino-acid sequence MPSPAASGFLAWLHACLAEDPRDLAWPREWRLPDGRRTGLFDPHNAALTLYDVAPGEMATPDLLPALAAGDEAPALCSRIVVFARPGGGDDWRAAGFGREGEVPGFWSDGATAVLRARTWGPRAGVANPEPPVPAAVAAAPLPPGFTTRIADPEDAAAIRDLLAGVFAGYPIPADPGVVRYALAGGLVHGRVAVADTGEIAAYASAEFQPGGGAPEITDCATRPARRGLGLMRRLVDELRADLDRLFGLTGAYALVRDDGPAMARVLARAGWRRTGRLDGHYRVGDRWITAHLWLPQPGGRAAGDRAQIRPGRSD
- a CDS encoding TolC family protein, encoding MSARSMSAWLAGLLLAAAGAAAAPPEAGAPSPQAILSASPDSALAATIAALPGERLALDAAVDAASRQAADARIAEAQLAAATEAVRREKGSFDPELFGGADWSGADTPSASLFAGADVLETETSLYEAGARIRLPLGTELAATVNSTRITSNSAFAALDPEYQSSAGISLRQPLLKGFGPSARADLSYAERSRDAAGARYDGSLLAVRAEVESVYWELYAAERNHAVTRIIRERATAFLSDAQLRARAGMIGPSQVANAEFFLTEAEQALLDTEENLDRLSDRLATLTGRRPAGERFRAADEPPREFALVDQDTLVAVTMRRNPELQALARDADALRALESGATWDARPTLDLLGGLGGAGLAGAARDVYFPGDPNPVRTSIDGDRGEALGQAAGRDYPNWNVGFVFALPLGNREGKGERDRVRAEVVRAEQVLLSARRDTEELVRAQHRELERGRRRLEIATRGVSASIRQVDIGMVEYRNGRTTAFEVVRLAADLATAQQRYSDALVRTARAAAILRRLTGGWYDGGASGADTEARDEGNAQ